The Arctopsyche grandis isolate Sample6627 chromosome 7, ASM5162203v2, whole genome shotgun sequence genome includes a window with the following:
- the Gas41 gene encoding YEATS domain-containing protein 4 Gas41, with product MSLPTDFGPDSGGRVKGLTIVKPIVYGNIARYFGKKREEDGHTHQWTVYVKPYLNEDMSSYVKKVHFKLHESYANPNRIVTKPPYEITETGWGEFEIVIKIYFPDPNERPTTMYHILKLFQSPVVEGNTSAASGGKKGLVSESYEEIVFQEPSQMMQQMLVSVKPITHGAWTHDTDFEEKKEQALHKIINAKGKVQTEITELKDKLKLARETIVKFKDEISKLQGHQLNNSTSA from the exons ATGAGTTTACCAACCGATTTCGGGCCGGATTCAGGTGGGAGAGTaaag GGACTTACCATTGTCAAGCCTATTGTTTACGGCAACATTgctagatattttggcaaaaaaCGAGAAGAAGACGGTCACACACATCAATGGACGGTGTACGTTAAACCTTACCTCAACGAAGATATGTCTAGCTATGTCAAAAAAGTTCATTTTAAACTCCACGAAAGTTATGCCAATCCTAATAGAATAGTCACAAAACCACCATATGAAATAACAGAGACTGGTTGGGGTGAATTtgaaattgttataaaaatatattttccggACCCTAATGAAAGACCT acaaCTATGTATCATATTCTGAAATTATTTCAATCGCCTGTGGTTGAAGGCAATACATCGGCAGCCAGTGGTGGTAAAAAAGGTCTAGTTTCTGAAAGCTATGAGGAGATTGTGTTTCAAGAACCTTCTCAGATGATGCAGCAAATGCTCGTGTCAGTCAAACCTATAACTCACGGAGCGTGGACTCATGACAcagatt TCGAAGAAAAGAAAGAACAGGCGCTACACAAAATTATCAATGCGAAAGGAAAAGTACAAACCGAAATTACTGAACTTAAGGATAAATTAAAACTTGCGAGGGAAACAATTGTTAAATTTAAGGATGAAATATCAAAATTGCAAGGCCACCAGTTGAATAACAGCACTTCAGCTTAA